The proteins below are encoded in one region of Methanosarcina barkeri 3:
- a CDS encoding trans-aconitate 2-methyltransferase, giving the protein MSEVNFNSKAFTYADNALVQKSASEVLLNLLSIQPEEDVLDIGCGPGHITKKIAQITKGTVQGIDVSQGMIEQAVSSSKELPNLKYSVMDAESFELDTKYDVIVCNSCFQWFQKPEQVLMRCFNVLKEGGRIGVQAPATQSYCPNFISAIEKIRMHPYTREVFSHFKSPWLFFDSKEEYERLFMSYGFDIIYSELREESNLFSVEQAYKIYQSGAENGYLNQSFYTVTLTDDYISVFRKLVKEAIKEQADSSGMVNLKFERIYLIAKKQ; this is encoded by the coding sequence ATGTCGGAAGTTAATTTTAATTCCAAAGCTTTTACATATGCAGATAATGCATTGGTTCAAAAGTCAGCCTCTGAAGTTCTCTTGAATTTATTATCAATTCAACCTGAAGAAGACGTACTTGATATAGGCTGCGGACCAGGTCATATCACAAAAAAAATTGCACAAATTACAAAAGGAACCGTACAGGGCATCGATGTTTCTCAAGGCATGATAGAGCAAGCAGTAAGCTCCAGTAAAGAGCTTCCCAACTTAAAATATTCTGTCATGGATGCTGAAAGTTTTGAGCTAGATACAAAATATGATGTCATTGTGTGTAACTCGTGTTTTCAATGGTTTCAAAAACCAGAACAAGTATTGATGCGTTGTTTTAATGTGCTTAAGGAAGGAGGTAGAATAGGAGTACAGGCTCCAGCTACTCAATCTTATTGCCCTAACTTTATTTCAGCAATAGAAAAGATCCGTATGCATCCATATACACGAGAGGTATTTAGTCACTTTAAAAGCCCGTGGCTTTTCTTTGACAGCAAGGAAGAATATGAGAGGCTTTTTATGAGTTACGGGTTTGATATAATTTATAGTGAACTTCGGGAAGAATCAAATCTCTTTTCTGTTGAACAAGCATATAAAATATATCAATCAGGAGCTGAAAACGGTTACTTAAACCAGTCTTTTTACACAGTTACTTTGACAGACGATTATATCAGTGTTTTTCGTAAACTGGTTAAAGAGGCTATTAAAGAACAGGCAGATAGTTCAGGAATGGTTAACTTAAAGTTTGAAAGAATATATTTAATTGCTAAAAAACAATGA
- a CDS encoding cysteine desulfurase, with product MYDVYAVREDFPVLKEVVYLDSTATTQTPIPAVEAMVEYFYRYAGNHGRGAHRLAREATNRYEDARETIARFLNAEPSKTVLTKNTTEGINLIANSYPWEAGDHIVTTVLEHHSNLLPWLRLQKKGVKVTIVNPDSKGKVDVSSIEKAFTEKTRLIAINHVSNVFGSVQDVKNITKLAHRYDIKVLVDGAQSAGHMPVSLKDLNCDFFATAGHKGLLGPQGTGVLYIKEPDVLDSALVGGGTVSDVDGYTYVLEPSPACFEAGTPNIPGVIGLGRSVEYVEKIGVPEIESHEIRLSREAAKRLSELEHVEVYGPEDRVGVVPFNVKGLHAHDVALILDQTRKICVRSGHHCAIPTIRFLEVNSTVRASFALYNTEEEVDILVNAVEGLKALVS from the coding sequence ATGTACGACGTATATGCGGTCCGTGAAGATTTTCCTGTTCTTAAAGAAGTCGTGTACCTTGACAGTACGGCAACTACTCAGACTCCGATACCTGCAGTTGAAGCTATGGTCGAGTACTTTTACAGGTATGCTGGTAATCATGGGAGAGGAGCCCATCGTCTGGCAAGGGAAGCTACGAACCGCTATGAAGATGCAAGGGAAACCATTGCTCGTTTCCTGAATGCTGAGCCTTCGAAGACCGTTCTTACGAAAAATACCACTGAAGGAATCAATCTTATTGCAAACAGTTACCCATGGGAAGCTGGAGACCATATCGTTACAACTGTGCTAGAACACCATTCTAATCTTCTGCCCTGGCTGCGCCTGCAGAAAAAAGGGGTAAAGGTTACGATTGTAAATCCAGACAGTAAGGGAAAAGTCGATGTCTCTTCGATAGAGAAAGCCTTTACTGAGAAAACCAGACTGATAGCCATTAATCATGTTTCAAATGTTTTCGGTTCCGTCCAGGATGTAAAGAATATTACTAAACTTGCTCACAGGTACGACATAAAAGTCCTTGTCGATGGGGCTCAATCTGCAGGACATATGCCTGTGAGCCTTAAAGACCTGAACTGTGACTTTTTTGCAACTGCCGGACATAAAGGCCTGCTTGGACCTCAGGGTACAGGCGTCCTCTATATCAAAGAACCAGATGTGCTCGATAGTGCCTTGGTGGGAGGAGGTACGGTTTCGGATGTTGACGGATATACTTACGTGCTGGAACCTTCTCCGGCCTGTTTTGAAGCCGGAACTCCAAACATTCCTGGAGTTATAGGTTTAGGAAGATCAGTCGAATATGTAGAAAAAATAGGGGTCCCGGAAATCGAGTCACATGAAATAAGGTTGTCAAGGGAAGCTGCAAAAAGGCTCTCCGAACTCGAACATGTAGAGGTTTACGGGCCTGAAGACAGGGTAGGGGTAGTACCGTTTAACGTAAAAGGTCTTCATGCCCACGATGTTGCTTTAATCCTTGACCAGACAAGGAAAATCTGTGTCAGGAGTGGGCATCACTGTGCAATCCCAACTATTCGCTTCCTGGAAGTAAACAGCACTGTAAGAGCTTCTTTTGCACTTTATAATACCGAGGAAGAAGTAGATATACTGGTAAATGCGGTTGAAGGGCTCAAGGCACTCGTCTCTTGA
- a CDS encoding DUF531 domain-containing protein has translation MKHLMLTLGIVNTYDKIKVLDAHYRAIARAAPICHAFGFHLALYDFPFKMSAEELVAYVMEKTTIGESGSYLKILYEKNHLSVSDLPKKGFPSQFGEIVITTSKPDPKRQVTPVNIAEEALRSRSFLFLVGLGHKGLPKELFERGKYHLDITCKGLSLETCTAIGAIPAHLSGLMANLETKK, from the coding sequence ATGAAGCACCTTATGCTCACCCTTGGAATAGTAAACACCTATGATAAGATCAAAGTTCTCGATGCACATTATCGTGCAATTGCAAGAGCTGCTCCGATCTGCCATGCTTTTGGATTCCACTTAGCCCTTTACGATTTTCCTTTCAAGATGAGTGCAGAAGAACTGGTTGCTTATGTAATGGAAAAAACCACAATAGGAGAATCGGGAAGTTATCTCAAAATTCTTTATGAGAAAAACCATTTGTCAGTCTCCGATCTTCCAAAAAAGGGATTTCCCTCTCAGTTTGGGGAAATTGTAATAACCACCTCAAAACCTGATCCAAAAAGACAGGTTACACCTGTAAATATTGCCGAAGAAGCTCTTCGAAGTCGTTCATTTCTATTTCTTGTAGGGCTTGGGCACAAAGGGCTTCCTAAGGAACTTTTCGAGAGAGGAAAATACCACCTGGATATTACCTGTAAAGGACTTTCTCTTGAGACATGTACTGCAATAGGGGCAATTCCGGCTCATCTCTCAGGGCTCATGGCAAATCTTGAAACTAAAAAATAA
- a CDS encoding PKD domain-containing protein, translating into MKQTEKARSIALASIAMILLLMYALSMASASPEQNPQTIAPSDISSRTGESSEDKLVLSELSTEGINIATESMQPAALKITETRITNSKSEQSDPVIYGSKIAWTDSHNEKSDVYLYDLSTRKQTKITNTGHAFFSTIYGNKILWQDWSDSENGSVYIQDLSTNKKTLITTLSDAFDSASVYGDKIVFTTWGALLMYDLSTKKLTQIPTNVNAAYSDIYGNKIVYCSNFPDENDNTNIYMYDLSAKKETQITTHASGCSPAIYGNRIVWEDDRNGNYDIYMYDLSAKKETQITTNPSASRNPAIYSDRIVWEDDRNGNRDIYMYNLSTGQECHTTNKSDQYDPEIYSDRIVWTDIRNGNPDIYIGFVSNVSQPKPPVASFSASPTSGNVPLKVQFSDKSTGSPTTWKWTFGDGKTSTLKSPVHTYGKAGKYTISLMVKNAAGSNTKTIKNYIIVNPAPTKPVAAFSVKPASGKVPLKVQFTDKSTGSPTTWKWSFGDGKFSRAKNPAHTYSKAGKYTVSLTVKNAKGSNTKTMAGYITVSKK; encoded by the coding sequence ATGAAACAGACAGAAAAAGCTCGTTCAATAGCTTTAGCTTCAATAGCCATGATTTTACTTTTAATGTATGCCTTATCCATGGCATCGGCGTCTCCTGAACAAAACCCACAAACTATTGCTCCATCGGATATCAGCAGTAGAACAGGAGAATCTTCTGAGGACAAACTTGTTTTAAGTGAATTATCTACAGAAGGAATTAATATAGCCACGGAATCTATGCAACCTGCTGCGCTCAAGATCACTGAAACTCGAATCACCAATAGTAAGTCAGAGCAGTCCGACCCTGTTATTTATGGTAGCAAGATTGCGTGGACAGATTCTCACAATGAAAAATCTGATGTTTACTTATATGACCTCTCGACCAGAAAGCAAACTAAGATTACTAACACTGGACATGCATTTTTTTCTACTATATACGGAAACAAGATTTTGTGGCAGGATTGGTCTGACAGCGAAAATGGTAGTGTGTATATTCAAGACCTCTCAACTAATAAGAAAACTCTCATCACTACTTTAAGTGATGCCTTCGATAGTGCTTCAGTTTACGGTGACAAGATTGTATTTACGACTTGGGGTGCTCTCTTAATGTATGACCTTTCCACTAAAAAACTAACCCAGATTCCTACTAATGTAAATGCAGCCTACTCTGATATTTATGGTAATAAAATAGTATACTGCTCGAATTTCCCCGATGAAAACGACAATACCAATATCTACATGTACGATCTTTCTGCTAAAAAGGAAACTCAGATCACTACCCACGCATCAGGATGTTCTCCTGCTATTTACGGTAACAGGATTGTATGGGAAGATGATCGCAATGGAAACTATGATATCTATATGTACGATCTTTCTGCTAAAAAGGAAACTCAGATCACTACCAATCCATCCGCTTCACGGAATCCTGCAATTTATAGTGATAGGATAGTGTGGGAGGATGATCGCAACGGAAATCGGGATATCTACATGTATAATTTGTCCACTGGTCAGGAATGTCACACTACTAACAAATCAGATCAGTATGATCCAGAGATCTATAGTGACAGGATAGTATGGACAGATATACGAAATGGAAATCCTGATATTTACATTGGCTTTGTTTCAAATGTATCACAGCCAAAACCACCTGTTGCTTCATTTTCTGCATCTCCAACCTCAGGAAACGTGCCCCTTAAGGTGCAGTTTTCCGATAAGAGTACAGGCTCACCAACTACCTGGAAATGGACTTTTGGAGATGGTAAAACTTCAACACTTAAGAGTCCTGTACACACGTACGGTAAAGCAGGAAAATATACTATCAGCTTAATGGTAAAGAATGCTGCAGGAAGCAATACGAAAACAATAAAGAATTACATAATTGTAAATCCCGCTCCTACAAAACCTGTTGCTGCGTTTTCTGTGAAACCTGCCTCAGGAAAAGTCCCTCTGAAAGTACAGTTTACTGACAAGAGTACAGGATCGCCAACCACATGGAAGTGGAGTTTTGGAGATGGAAAATTTTCAAGAGCTAAGAATCCTGCACATACCTATAGTAAAGCCGGAAAATATACTGTCAGCTTAACAGTAAAGAATGCTAAAGGCAGCAACACTAAAACTATGGCTGGATATATTACAGTTTCCAAAAAATAA
- a CDS encoding GNAT family N-acetyltransferase, producing MKEICIRKASKSDLLAIQRLLSTYFLDMEGLEPENFMLAELDGNIVGCVALIKSKSYGKDFLEIHSIAVHPNFRGKRIGTRLVKYLLTAIGDQCCDLYVRTTAPIFFEKLNFKKIENSEKLSVWEDCENCEHFEKCTQHALKYSCKH from the coding sequence ATGAAAGAGATCTGTATCCGAAAAGCCAGTAAATCAGATCTGCTAGCAATTCAGAGGCTCCTATCAACTTACTTTCTTGACATGGAGGGACTTGAACCTGAAAATTTCATGCTGGCTGAACTCGATGGGAATATTGTCGGTTGTGTTGCTCTTATTAAATCCAAATCCTACGGTAAGGATTTTCTGGAGATTCATTCTATTGCAGTCCATCCGAACTTCAGGGGAAAAAGGATCGGAACCAGGCTTGTTAAATATCTTCTAACAGCTATTGGGGATCAATGTTGCGACTTATATGTCAGGACAACTGCTCCTATCTTTTTTGAAAAACTAAATTTTAAGAAAATAGAGAATTCTGAAAAGTTATCTGTCTGGGAAGATTGCGAAAATTGTGAACATTTTGAGAAGTGTACGCAGCACGCGTTGAAATATTCTTGTAAACATTGA
- the larE gene encoding ATP-dependent sacrificial sulfur transferase LarE yields MVTEKIELIKEAIKARGSTIIAFSGGVDSATLAALAFEVLGKKALAVTINSPLFPRKQLEIAVETACEIGIEHKVLSFSQLSLPYFSVNTLNRCYFCKKALLETLMDFAEKAGYDVVLEGTNFSEIHGENRPGYMAVQEAGEKVFSPFVKFNVTKEEIREAAFELHLSAASRPSAACLATRIPYGQPITTESLQKLEKAEEFLFSLGFTQFRVRMHENLARIEVTQNELENALLKREKISRHLKSLGFDYVTLDLEGFRSGSMDEPYTLKKT; encoded by the coding sequence ATGGTCACTGAAAAGATAGAACTTATAAAGGAGGCTATAAAAGCCAGAGGAAGTACGATCATTGCATTTTCAGGAGGAGTAGACAGTGCCACTCTTGCAGCTCTTGCTTTTGAGGTACTTGGAAAAAAGGCTCTTGCCGTAACCATAAATTCCCCACTTTTCCCAAGGAAACAACTTGAAATAGCTGTTGAGACAGCCTGTGAGATTGGAATTGAGCACAAGGTCCTTTCTTTCTCCCAGTTGAGCCTTCCTTATTTCTCCGTAAACACACTAAACAGGTGCTATTTCTGTAAAAAAGCCTTGCTTGAAACCCTGATGGACTTTGCGGAAAAAGCAGGATATGATGTTGTACTTGAGGGCACTAATTTCTCTGAAATACATGGGGAAAACCGTCCAGGGTATATGGCGGTCCAGGAAGCCGGAGAAAAGGTTTTCTCTCCCTTCGTAAAGTTTAACGTGACAAAAGAGGAAATCAGGGAAGCTGCTTTCGAACTTCATCTTTCAGCAGCTAGCAGACCGTCTGCAGCCTGCCTTGCAACCCGTATTCCCTATGGTCAGCCAATAACGACAGAGTCTCTCCAGAAACTAGAAAAAGCCGAAGAATTTCTCTTTTCCCTGGGTTTTACCCAATTTAGGGTCAGGATGCACGAGAACCTCGCTCGTATAGAAGTCACACAGAATGAACTGGAAAATGCTTTGCTGAAAAGAGAGAAAATTTCACGGCATTTGAAATCCCTGGGTTTTGATTACGTAACTCTTGATCTTGAGGGCTTTCGGAGTGGGAGCATGGATGAACCTTACACCTTGAAGAAAACCTGA